The Lates calcarifer isolate ASB-BC8 linkage group LG18, TLL_Latcal_v3, whole genome shotgun sequence region TTAAGCATTAACATAAGTATTAAGATATTGAGCTGTAATACGGCTCAGCATGGCACAGTAGTTAAACAGGAATCAATAGTACTTTAAAAGTTTGACTTGGCTCACTCTGAATTACAGTTTGTAGAAAAGAAGTATTAGAGTGTTATTATTCATACTTATACTCCGGAACTTAATATTTTGGTGCAATCTATCAGTCATACAGTATCACTATTATACTGTTGTTATACTCCTATAGTGTGCTCTGCTATTAGTTTTGGGAACTCAAGGATATGGGCTCATCAGTACTGATTTAGGTGCCCAGCGTTTGGTGAGGCCATCAACAGGGTCTAACTAGGTAAGTCCTGTCAAACCGCAGTCAACCTGTGCCTGGTTATTCCTTTCAGTGAGGAAACAGTATCAGCACATtgctttgggaaaaaaaagcaaatccAGTAAATGTCAGAGCTTGACTTAAAATGTCCCTTTTAAGCAAAGCTGTTGTCCTACTTTACCCAGTACTGGATGAAATGTTGATTTGGACACACTGTGAACAAACTGATGTGTTCCACCTGTTGTGCAGGATCCTTCTTATTCTGGCAATATCTTGAGCTATTCATAAAATATTCTGTGTATCCACCAGGTTAGGCAGCATTTGATCGATATCACGTGTGTAAAATAATACATCAATGCTCTAGCTCTGATCACGATAAAAAATCTTaaaccaaatcaaatcaagaCAAAGACACTCAGCACATTCAAGACAAAGTGGGTATAAAGTGTGGTTGCTGGGGGGTGAATTTATAATAATCCCTGCCAGCTCTTTCCTTTAGGCTCATGAGAGCTCCCAACAAAAGGTGCCCACCACTATCGCCTATACACAATTAACCAAAGCACCAGCATTATTCCATTATCATAAGAATGCTGTTTGctatgggggggggggactccTCGGCATTCATGGATGTGGCCGAATGGAGCCGAGAGCTTTTATCTTCTTAGTTACATGCAGGCTGCATTCATCACACCGCATACTGACATGTTGGGACACTTTCTGTGCATGACAAATAATTTGTTTACGCTGGTAATTTAAATAGCCCGGCTTTTAAATTATAGCATGGGGCCACAAGGGGGGCTTTGTATGGTGAGGAGGGGTGGACTGGAGGGTACGACTTGATTCCAGTGGGATCCACTtagtaaaagacaaacaagatcAAGATTAGACTGATTgaatcttttgttttctcctctcacacTTTCCAATAGAGGAAAATATCATGATTGGCAAATGTGTAAAGGATATAAATAGATTTGTATTCATCtttttttgcaaattaatgGATGATTGAAGTCTTTTACAAATAGTTTTTACTCACCGATGAATCAGGCTCCTTAGTAGTAATTATGAATTCAGAAGACGACCTGTGCAGTAATAGTTCATTCCTGTAGGAGCATCTGAATAAATGCAGATTAAATAAGAGCAGTCCCTTACTTAGTTCATGTCTTCTGCATTACATTTCTCCCTGAGTGCTTCAGATCTGATACTGCAGCTGATGAGATTCAGGGTCGTGTTAGAGGTAACTGGCCACAAGGTGTCAATGTTGTTGggaaagcctttttttttcctgtctgtcattTTCAGTCCATCAGTGTAAAAAGCACTGAGGAAAGCAGCGGGTAGAAAATGCCTGCTGGATGTCATGCTCAAATAAATCTAATTGGATGTAGCGATTTGTCTGGAGAGCAGTAATAGATGGCAGTAGAGCCATCTGTACATGAAACTACAGCCATTGCTTCAGTGCTGTTTCAATATTTTTTGCCAAAGCAGCTTTTTTGTGGCAGTTTACACACACTAGGTTACAGCCGTAGGACTCTGTAGCTCTCTATCACAATCTAATCATAATTAGTTTCTTGCATTTTCTAGTCTAATTTTCTCATTGTAAGAGAATTGTTTATATTCAAACAACAGCTCAACACCTCCTCGAATGCCCTAAAACCTCTCCCGCAGTTTTTAAAAAGCCGATATGTGGCTAATCACAGTTTTTACCCCTCACTTAGCGAGATAAGCTTTGGACTACAAGGAACAGGACAAATACATCCAGTATGTTTTGGGCTGAATGGGTccttttaaaggaaaaataatgtTTGGAAGTGGGGTATGCATATGAGGGAGATTACGGTGTTTAACAATgatcatgaaaaaataatgaagCAGCTCCTTTTTGTGGGAGAAACTCATAAACTCTGGAGCTACACTGAGAGTCTGAACAAAGTCTGGAGCCTTCTACTGACTCTGACTTGTTCCAAAAAAGCAGCTGCACCAAGTTTTCCAGCAGTCTCTTCATTCTTTCTTATTTAAACTCAGTCTCTAATAACTGCTCTCTGGGGATCTACAGTCACATCTGACTCAGTCTTGAGGACAAATTAGCCGCTCTCCACAACAGTGACAAAGAGCACTTGTAAGGCCTGAACAGAAGACAATTCTCAGTCATCACTATGGCAAATCTGCAGATGTAAAATCACACAGAtgccttaaaaaaacaaaacatttttgacatttttgtggcTTTAAGTGTCATAAACGATGATACAAACTGGATGGACAAGACATTTGGAACACCtcgttttcttttttcctttactaAAAATGGCTAAGCAGAAGAATCCTGTTAAATGATCTGCTCTTTCTGAATTAATCTAATGACCATTAAATGtaatagacagaaaattaaGCAAGTGGATAAGGCTCTATCAGCCCTTttcttaatctgtaaaatgttcaAAACTAGCCTAACTACTCATGTTAAATGTAATTGATTTTTCCCCTTTACCTGCTTAGCTGTGAAAGATCTCTGCGCTCTGCCTCACTCACACGGTCATCTTGAAGTGTTTGATTTAGAAAACATGCTGTAAAAATGAACTGGATGCCAGAGTGACTGTGTGCACTTACAGAACGACATTCACCCCGATGCTTTGGTTTAATGTCTAAATGAAGATCAACAGAAAGAATCCAAGACAGCTGCTGTCGGtatgtttgtatttcattttttgaccctttttcTGTGTCAAGTTTCACAGGTATAGTGAGGATAAGTCAAACGCAGAGGAGAAAGTGAGTGCTCAGCGCTGAGCACATGTCTGATTACTGCCCACAATGTCCTTTTTTCAGGCTGAGTGGGAATTTTGTTGAATGAGcggctgcagcagagatgaagtCTCAGTAGGATTTTTTCCAACTGTAAATGATAACAACATAAAATCAGTGCTGTAAAGACTGAAAGGGCCGTAAAATGTCACAACAGAGCAATCTGACCTAGTGTTCAACCACGGGGTAACATTTTATCTCAGCTGTGCACAAGATCAGTGTTTTGAAAGATGGTCTCGTCTTGTGTGGAAGTTGCATCATGAAagagctgtcaatcaaaaaGGGAAATTCTCTCACCGTCTTACTCGAAGGTCAAATGTCAAGGACGGCTGCAGCACTGCTGGAAACTGGTCTGGGACTCGACATCGTGTCGACAGGTAGACGGGTGTGTGAACCTGTGTTCTGTGATTAAAACGTTAGATTTGAAACTAGTAAGCTACTTTTCAGTGGAATAAAGAATCAGCTTCCTCAAAGATCTTAATTATGTGCTCTACAAAATTTGTTTCTGGCTTAATTTCTTTGCCAACATAGGTGATTTAGCTGCAGGGCCTTAGGCGTCATGTTTTAAGTCAGTCGTCGGGAGATCACCAAAGGGtttagggttcatcctctgtgcaccatgaatatctgtaccacATCATCAGTTTCAAGacgtttcccaaaatgtcatgTGGCTCGTGGCTccagaggaaaggtcaggggatTACTGCACTCGGTCAGATTGATCCGCCTCATCCAGTAGCTGCTGggatgtttcagtctggacacGACCGACATCGCCGTCACTGGAAGCAGGCTGCcagggggaaagaaaaaacacatgacaacaaaagtTGACACAAATGTCAGAACTGTTGTCAGATTTTGGCTTAGAGGCACACAGGACTCAGCACAGTTCAGCACAGTTCAATAATGAAGATCATAATTCACACATGCATCTGCTATAATTTAGAAACGTGTCAAAATGTTACAAAACATAAACGAAGCTTCGTTGTGAAACAACCATGGAAGCTCATTTTTTGCCACTTCTCCAGCAATACAAACATATCTCGTCAAACAGCAGGGATGAGTTGCTACGacagaaaacattcaacagAGAGTTGCGATAACGACAAGTCgaatatacaaaaacaaacattcatcaGCAAGTGGGGCTTTTCCTTCCAATATAAAAGCTCTGATTTACAAATAACACAACATTCACGTTCAATCATTTAATAAAAGCTCGGATATAAGACCGTTTTTTACAGCAAGTGTTAAACTGTTTTGATGGGAAATTCATTTTCTGGTCCAACCGCAGTGAGATTGAATAAACCCCAAATTTAACAAGGCATTTTTCAGACATTCAACATTCACCACAGTTTGgatcagataaaaaaaacaacagtgtgctGGTTCAGGAGCCAACTCACCAAGAATATACTCTTCATCATCTTTCACTGTAGTTGCCAGAAACACTTTTACaaatatatatagatttttttttaatatctcaaatatttatataaatagAAGTTGATTAAAGATCTGGGCATTATGACAAAGTGCAAAAAAAGGAACAGGGAGGGTTTAAAAAACTATTAATACCTCCATAGAATTTAACAGCAAAGACAATATACAACTGCTCTGAAATCAACATCCATGAGCTTCGTCTTAATTTTAGCTGCAACAAACTGTAACCTTTCATTTCTATTACTATAAACAGTAAGTCAGGGTGGCATTTCCCAAAAACATCTCTGTCATCTTTGATCTGTAGATACAAGTGAGAAGACACTGAGCTCTCCAACCACACTATGATTTTCAGCTGGTAAAGCAATATGAACCATCTACATACTAGTGTATCTGTTGGTCTTTCATAGTGAGTTTGTTGACTTTAACAAGCACGGCAGGTGGCAACAGGctgcaaaacagagaaaactgtgaaaaacaaaatgctaatATTGTAATTGTAGGTATGTTAACTGTACACTGCGAGTACCCAGATAAACCACGTGTAtctacagtaaaataaaagacCACTGAGCTGGTATTGTTGAACTGATCTGAGAGCTGTTAGACGATCTCCCCCATCGGCCTTTAAAGATAAAGACGGCttgaaaatacagttttgaaCATGGGAAGAAAAAGGGTAGAACCACAGGCAGACAGGAATGTGGGGCCCTTTGTATGACAATACTAACCACTGCCTGGTTTCACAAAACCAACCTTTTTTTCATTAGTGCGCCTCAGATACATGTTGTGTGTACTGGGGTGGTAGCCACTAGAAATGAGAAGAGGAAATACTAGTATAGAAGCCTAACTGTCCACTTAGCTCCACATAACAGGGCCTGACCAACATCTCACataataatcaatcaatcaatacaGTGACTGAAATACTTAAGGTCATGTGATGACAACTGAGAACTGAACACTGCAGCTTTGTCCCAATTCCAAACTACACACTGATTCTAACTAGGTTTAGAGTATGTAGtgtaaaagattaaaaagtTAGCATTCTGTTTGTTAAGTGTGCTGCTAATGGACAGAACTGgcttaaaatgtaaattgtaaaatgtaaactgtaaataaactgcaggCAGTGGCGAGACACCATTTTTACTCTATGGGGAAAAAAGCCTAATGTCCAAAGTAGCAATTTGACTGACATCTGTCGGTGCACGTATTTGATCATTTCCTGTTAGTACAGAACATTTTCTTGTACACTAACAGTACACTATAATGACTAGTAAAGAGTATTCTGACTACAGTTAGTGTGGACTTGGGGCTCAGCATGGGAGATGTAGAAAATTGAATTAGCTAAAGTTAGTCATTAGAACTTGCCTGATAAAATAATTCATAGAACTGACCACAGGTTGTTGTTACTTGGAAATACAGCTGAATGGAAATGACAtaaacacagtctgtgtgtgtgtgtggctgttaaTTAGCATGAATTTCAAAACTTAAAGCTAATGAACAAATTCTTGAAGGTTTTGAGAAACCAGACCACTCTCATCTATATTATTAAACACAGACCAAGGTAggagggttaaaaaaaaacacccccccCTTTAGCTCATATCTAGTAAAAGGGGACAATtattaataaatacaaaaataataacagataTGTACACATTTGTAACAATATGAACTATCATAATACTTTCAacatttcttcaaaatgccatagaaattattttttgctCAAAATGTCTCTGTAGCTGAAACCTCAATGGTCAgttagaaaacaaacatcatttaagaacagaaatttaaattattatacaaaaaaaacaaaacaaaaaaaatccaacaccGTAGTAATAATTCCATTATAGGTGCAAGtcctgacacacagacaggagttTGTGTTTCTTGCAACATTTAAAccagaatgaagaaaaaaacaagacgaTCTTCAAATTAAATCGGATTTCTTCCTATATTGAAATTACAATGCTTTGACGCAGCGTCGTCGGTAACACAGacgttttctgttttcttccctTGTGAACAGGTCCTTTCGTGGCACTGCTGGAGACTGCTCTGGAGTCAGCGAGGAGGGAAGCGAGGGCAGTAAGTGCACTTTGAACACGGCCATGCTGGGATGGATGAATGAGggacaggaagtaaaaaaagaagaggatttTAGAATTGTGGGATTAGTTGTTTCATATGAAGAGTGgtgaagagagatggagagaataaggttgaaagagaggggaaagcTGGATAAAACCCAACtaaaactgctgctgtctccTTCATCTTTGAGGAGGGAGAGCTAAAGGATGAGGATGCGGGGGGGGGACATAGCTGAAGTCGTAGTCCTGCAGTAGTCGTGTCAGTAGGTCCTTCAACCATATAACTCCCAAATACAATCACAGACCTCCTCTCTTGTCCGCTGACTGAACACAGCAACCAGGAACATGGTCAGAGCaaccagaaaataaactgattgttaaaaaaaagaaatcatgcCTCCCCAAAATTGTACAGTGGTGGTATTATTGATAACGCCTCGAAAATGTCGTGAGGCAAATTCCCTTTTCAGAGGCCAAGTTTTTGGATCCCACCATCTTGTTCTGAAATGACCATGACCGCGGTGATGCAGGGCAGCCTCCCATCAAAACTATCCATAATTAGAGATGGAGAGTGGAAGCGAACTGCCAGGCCCCAACTGTGAGCAAAGACTCCAGAGAACCCGACGTCACAGCGGGTGAACTGAGCAGTCATTGGGTAAAACGGGGGTGGCATCACTGAGATGAGGCAGTCTGATTGGTGCTGTCAGTGGAAGAGtggtgaggtcaaaggtcacaaacGGTGGTGGCCTGCACAGCTGCCCAACATTCTGTCCATGAAACAGGTTCCTGTCAGTGATGCAACTTggcctgcagagagaggaggagagagacatgCTGACTGACCCTTCAGAAACGAGAACAAACGACCTTTCAATCTGTAAGAATCCATGCAAATTCAAAATTCACTGTTTAAAGTGCAACAGGCGTCGCCTTGTGCTAAAGTAGTTCAACTCATAAACTGTAGCTCTGATCTGTTGTATCCTCCTGTCGCAGTAAACTAGAGAACTAACAAACCGTCTTTACAACAAGTCATCCTGGATTCTACACCATAGACagcaaaatgtttcattaaactgtaaactgttaaactgtacACTTAGTTAGTTACAGTGACAAATCTTAGCGGCCATCTTGTAGCTCGTCACCTACAGTTTGGCTTCAGTAAAGCTCCTTGTGGTGTGTTTTTGGTCGGTACCGGACTCACTACTCACGCAACCTTGTCAAATTATACCTTGTCTGAAAGCTCTAAGTCTCCTGATGGTGTCTGAGGAAAGCATTTCAGGGTCCCAATATAATTACAACTGCTGTTGACACAGAGTTGATTCAGACTTGTGGCGATGGCAGTGTTTTCCACACAATAGGCTCCACTAAAGGACTTAGATTCAATTTTTATGCAAAAAAGCAGCTTGTAAAATGGTTGTGAAATTTGAAGTGTATCCTTTCAAAGGAGACCAGGCTTGTGACTGTACTCTTCCTGTACACTTATTTTGGGGACATTATTTTCAGGCTTGTGCAACAAAATGGGGATGTCTTGTAACAGGATACAGCAGAGAGTCCTGACAGTTTGCTGGCTCTCCCAGTTCCAGCAATGTACATCCACCCTCAGGAAACACACTTACAGTGAGTTATACAGTCAACAGCAAGTGATCACAGATCAGTACTTTCTTCTCAACAATGCATCTAAAGGTTGAGCACATAACAACAGCTACTTAGGGCTCTCTCTTGAATATGAATTTGAGAAAACCAAACCGTAGTTTGGGACACTCCTCGCTGTGGATAATGAAAAGACGGGGTGTGACACCTACCTGTCTCGGGGACTCAGGCCCTGAAGCCAGTATCCCCCCAATGTCGTTTCCTTTCCCAAAGAGGCTCTCCAGTCCGCCCGTCCGGCTCAGCTTGCTGGCCTTCCCTCTGTAAGAGCTGggactcctcctcttcctcccctctgctcctcccccATAAGCCAAGGGTCCTGAGAGGGGAGCCAGGGGCTGATGAGGGGTGGAGGCGGGCTCCCTGGAGGGTGAGTAGGGTATGCTGGTGGTGCCAAGATCACGACTGGAGAGAaccagaagaggaggaaaagcgCCGTTAACGACATACAGCGAGCTCCACTTCGACCTTCGCTGTGCAGTTTGGATCTACTCAGACGAGGATAAAATCATCACAGCAGATTTTACAGTGCTGTATATTTCAGAGGAAAGCCAAACACCTGTCATCGCAGCCTTTGCACTGCTGGCACTGTACGCTCTGTTTACACACCGCTCTACTTTTAATGAATCAGCCTCTCATGTGTTCCTCTACATACTGTACTATATCATGTGCTGAACTGAGCCTTTGTTGTGTCGTTTGTAACCCTGGCTACAAACAGAATTTCCCGTCTTAGGCCATCAAAACTAATACAAATTTATTTGGTCTTTCATTTGAGTTTATTATACTGAGGCTGGTGCTCTTGTATATAAGACTTCAGATCACATTCACTCTCTGCTTTCATGACCCACCTGCTCTGTGAGTTGTGGCTTTGAGACCCATCAGATCTAGATAGCCAGTCATCTCCGCTGCGCCAAAGCCCGCTGCCCCCGCGCCCGAGTCCCTTTTTCTTGGCCGGGGAGGCAGCTGTGCCCCCTGAACTTTGTAACGTTGGATGATAGCTGCTGCCGTTCCTTTTGTGATTATCCACGGTCGAAAACAAGGAAGAAGGcgaagagagggatgaggaaaagagggaagagttttttctcttcttcGACCCCACCGTGGAGTCCTCCGCCTCTTTGGGAGGGCGGCTGGCTTTGTGGGTGCCGTTGCGAGCTTTGCCCGGTGCGGAGACGAGGGAGAGGGGCTGCGGGGCGTCTCGGATGCTGAACACCCCGGCCGTGGACGAGGACTGGGGGAAGGTGGCGGTGTAGGAGAGGGAgttggagggggaggggaggaggggagaggtgACGGAGGTGGGAGAGGGGCTCTGctgggaagagagggaggaagtaccagaggaggagaaggagaagaggctCTCAGCAGCCAGAGGCACCTTCCTGGAACACAAAGAGACGAGACGAGACATTTTAAAGTAATAAAGTTGTTTCATTGCCAGTATAAATTCAGAGCGTTAAAACTTTATTACCAATCAATGCACTGTATTCCACTGAACAATGGTTTTCTGTGTTAACATAAATTGGGAAATTTAGTGGGATTTTACAAACACTGCATCTTTAACCTTTtagctactgctgctgctcccatgatgtCCATGTGAAACAGAGACTTTCACAGTTACTGCCTGTGCAGACTAGAGATGTAAAGCAAGATTACTGTGTGCATTTCGCCATGTGCTTTTAACAGCTCTATTCCAAGAGGTTGGCCACTCACCTCCACATCTGTGCATTGAGGTGCTTCTCCACCATGTTCTGGAGCGCCAGCCTCATCCTGTCCCATCGCCTGTCGAACACGTAGTGGCCCCGTCCCATGAGCCTGCTGCTGAATACACAAAACTGGAGGGGGGGACAAAAGGGAAGTAAAGTGAGACATGAGgacaggaaaaaggaagagaaaaaggaggagcgAGGGAGGAGGGATATGAGACAGAagtaaaagaggaagagatgggcagatgaatgaggaggaggcagagaaacacaagaaaaaaggagagggagggagaaagaggtgGGCAGAGGCAGCGCAGGatgtggagagacagaggtgtcaaatgacagaaacagaggaagatgaaagaGAACAGATGAcgaagagagaaaagagatgaggCAGGAAAATTCCAAATTAACACTGACAGAGGAAAGACGACCTACGATGATGATCTGCTAAACCAGACCATTCCCTAAGCTGAGGTGATAATACCAAACTAGTCACTCTCTTTTTAGTTTAAACTGAAAACTATCCACCGGTACTGGAGTCACCGTATAAAGTACGCTATAATACATTTAGATAGGAAATGGAGTCATGCAGCCATCTTGTGATCACCTTTTCAGGTTCTGACTCAGGATTCTGAAAAACAGCTTCTCTCCTCGTCCTGTGTTTCTGGACAGAGGCTATAAATCTGCACTGATGATCATCTGTCTGGAAGACATCTGCTTGCTGCTGATTTCTTTAACTACAGAATGCACAGCAGTGAAAGTGTGAATGTGGTTGTATCAGCTGCTACAAAAGAACTGTCTATGCATTGTGATCATATCATGGGCACGTATTTGTCGTccttaaagaaatagtttgacagtTCTGAAAATAAGCTTAATTGGATTCTCGGCTGGTTGCCTGGAAACCTCTTGGTGATGACAAAACCTGAGAAAATCACTGCTCCCAACCAGAAAAACAGTCTGGCACTTAACCCCTAACAAAACTACaacttgttgttttttgtaGGGATTAAACAAGCAAGATGTAACAAGTTAATTAGGGAGCTTACTTTGGTCAAAGACATTTCCGTTCCCTCTTTCTGCTAAGCTAGTCTCCTGGCTGTGGGTCAGACATTAGAGCGGTTTCAGTCATTGCATTTAACTCTcaggcaagaaagcaaataagcaaatttcccaaactgtcaaactgctCTCATTAAAAGGCTCCATCCAAACGCACTGGTTCTGAAATCTAACTAACACTCAGCCcttaccttttttgttttgcaatgaaaacacaggataagagctacagctgaggctgaacaCCGACAGAAATAATTCCTCTAAACAGCATTTAAAAGCAGACCCTGTGGGTAAAGGTGGAAAATACTGGCTGAAagttgtgtgaatgtgtttttaatgccCTGAGGTTACAGActatgaaaatggaaatgaaaatgtaagcAGTCATAGTTTGTACCCCTAAAGGCTGTGGGTGGTGATTGGAGTAGTGAAAGGCAGGTCTGTCGGTGTCCTCCGGAGTCTCAGCGTCTCCCTCGTCGCTGGAGAGCCGCCCGCCGTCTCCCGCTGCCGTCACCCAGCCGTGAGGGGACAGCTCCGCGTTGGGGGCCGTGGGAGGGACTGGCGCTAGAGGCAGAGgactggaggtggaggtggtggagccGCCCGGAACCCTGGAGTGGATATatcagaaagacagaggggTGAATAAAACAAGGAGATGTGTGGGGAAAGAAGTCGAATCACAGAGAATAAAAGAAGGAGCAAGGtagtaaataaaagcaaattgAAGCAGAAGTGGAGGGGGAGATAGAGGGGAATGAaaatgagaagaggaggaagaaaatgagaaatgtaatGGAATAATACAGAgcaaagaggaagggagagattgggagagaagagagataaATGTAAAcaggagggaagggagagagagaaaacaaaagattgatgggaaagaggaagaagatcagaagaagaagaaaacaaaaagagtgagagaagaagaagaggaaaaaagggaaaggagttgagagaggcagagtggaggagaaagaaagaaagatcaaGAGACAGAATGACAGAAACCTCTTTACAGACAACACAAGAGCTCATGTCATATCTGCCCTCACACCACAATCGATGTCATTCTAAATGTTTGCCTCAGTGACAAAACCCCAAATAACTTCCTTTTTCAAACAGAGGATCATCTTCTAAatggaaagaggaaatgagTTTCTCATAGCACTATGACAAGGCCAGACTTCACATccttttattattgtttctcCTTCCTTGCACTCTTGTTTACAGCATCCcctggtggaaaaaaacatgaacagacAAGGATTCCCTTTGCATCTGTCCAGTTAAAATGAACAGTTAAGTACAAGTACATTACAGGGGAATGAGAAGATTCAGAAAAAGTCACTGATTACCAAAATGCTTCAGTGAATGTCTTCAATTATTGGCTGTAATGAGCACTTAAGTATTTTAAATAACTAAATTGTtcttaattaaaacaaaacaaaatgactttCTTATGATCACAGATTAAACTTAAGTCAACaggttagtttttttttaatcttttaatttgtGAACCCAAACAAAAGatggttttcaaaataaaacgcATCAATGCTTTGTAATTAGTTGGATTTGAATGTCAGCAGTAGGTATAGTGATTAAATTCAGTTAGTTATTCAGCTGCTTATGAAATGACACTTTATAGGCTTTCTTTGCTTCCATATATACATGCAtaattaattgtgtgtgtgtgtgtgttaccgtCCTACCTGGGTATGTGTGCGTTTGCCAGCCGAAGCTTCAGCGTGGACAGGGGTCGTCCGTTGGGGCAGTGAGGCTTGCTGGGGCTCTCTTGCGACGTGACGCTCTGGCTGcatccttccttccctccctctttctccttctccttcgctccctccttctccttcgCCCGCCCCTTGTGTTCGGCCAGGAGGACGTCGAAGTTTTTCCTCCGGCCGGGGACGGCTCTGCGGTGGGTTAAGGAGTGAGTCtgtgacaaaggaaaaacagtggggggtta contains the following coding sequences:
- the atxn7l1 gene encoding ataxin-7-like protein 1 isoform X1; its protein translation is MHSKNQKRHSSPVPSRGPLVPMKPKAPAVAHAVAPSPGDTLAFRVPKDYPHSRFSKAPLAVYPPKGARNKTCVSLPVVSLEKMPCLSRADSASHVRLTSSSSSSSTSSSPSSLKPPSLAPLASQRPGEKLTNGRGATSGPSTPRSATPPSSLDGRPSPARSPLDRRPSSTPSPSPLDRKPSPSPSPSHRSGGMPSLSPSLSSLPLEKKHQNGTKTSSRSHKRLSGRVFDPNKHCGVQDPETKRPCTRSLTCKTHSLTHRRAVPGRRKNFDVLLAEHKGRAKEKEGAKEKEKEGGKEGCSQSVTSQESPSKPHCPNGRPLSTLKLRLANAHIPRVPGGSTTSTSSPLPLAPVPPTAPNAELSPHGWVTAAGDGGRLSSDEGDAETPEDTDRPAFHYSNHHPQPLGFCVFSSRLMGRGHYVFDRRWDRMRLALQNMVEKHLNAQMWRKVPLAAESLFSFSSSGTSSLSSQQSPSPTSVTSPLLPSPSNSLSYTATFPQSSSTAGVFSIRDAPQPLSLVSAPGKARNGTHKASRPPKEAEDSTVGSKKRKNSSLFSSSLSSPSSLFSTVDNHKRNGSSYHPTLQSSGGTAASPAKKKGLGRGGSGLWRSGDDWLSRSDGSQSHNSQSSRDLGTTSIPYSPSREPASTPHQPLAPLSGPLAYGGGAEGRKRRSPSSYRGKASKLSRTGGLESLFGKGNDIGGILASGPESPRQAKLHH
- the atxn7l1 gene encoding ataxin-7-like protein 1 isoform X2, with translation MATLDRQIPSPDTFLCEPWSSFVSAAKLRFVDNADSSSDHSDRELYCLGEAVKLGKEEMFVYSQFPALEDFSLVVCHVCNKVVTPQGILTHYEKRHSSPVPSRGPLVPMKPKAPAVAHAVAPSPGDTLAFRVPKDYPHSRFSKAPLAVYPPKGARNKTCVSLPVVSLEKMPCLSRADSASHVRLTSSSSSSSTSSSPSSLKPPSLAPLASQRPGEKLTNGRGATSGPSTPRSATPPSSLDGRPSPARSPLDRRPSSTPSPSPLDRKPSPSPSPSHRSGGMPSLSPSLSSLPLEKKHQNGTKTSSRSHKRLSGRVFDPNKHCGVQDPETKRPCTRSLTCKTHSLTHRRAVPGRRKNFDVLLAEHKGRAKEKEGAKEKEKEGGKEGCSQSVTSQESPSKPHCPNGRPLSTLKLRLANAHIPRVPGGSTTSTSSPLPLAPVPPTAPNAELSPHGWVTAAGDGGRLSSDEGDAETPEDTDRPAFHYSNHHPQPLGFCVFSSRLMGRGHYVFDRRWDRMRLALQNMVEKHLNAQMWRKVPLAAESLFSFSSSGTSSLSSQQSPSPTSVTSPLLPSPSNSLSYTATFPQSSSTAGVFSIRDAPQPLSLVSAPGKARNGTHKASRPPKEAEDSTVGSKKRKNSSLFSSSLSSPSSLFSTVDNHKRNGSSYHPTLQSSGGTAASPAKKKGLGRGGSGLWRSGDDWLSRSDGSQSHNSQSSRDLGTTSIPYSPSREPASTPHQPLAPLSGPLAYGGGAEGRKRRSPSSYRGKASKLSRTGGLESLFGKGNDIGGILASGPESPRQAKLHH